The Rhodococcus antarcticus DNA segment GCCGGACGGCGCGGCGACGGTGATCTCCACCGGCACCGAGCGGGCGGGCCCGGAGCGGGGGCTGCGCACCACCAGCCGGCGGCGCTCGCCGGAGCCGTCGACGGTGATCTCCTCGAGGGCCTGCCGGGCGAGCGCGTCGTCGGTGGATCCCTCGCCCTGCGGGCCGCCGAGAGCAGCGAGCACGTCGGCGAAGCCGCGCCGCCACCCGCCGCGCCCCGTGCGGACGGTGACCTCCAGGGCGGTGGCCCCCGGGCTGAGGTCCACCCGCACCGAGCCCGCGCCGATGTGCAGCTCCACCTCGGCGGGACCGTCCACCGGCCAGCTCTCCGTGCGGGGCTCGGCCGCGACCGGATCGGCGGCGCTCATCCCTTGACCCACCCGCGCAGCGAGCCGCCGCCGTCGGTGTCCGGACGCGAACGGGCACCGGGCTCGCGCAGCGCTCCCTGGACGGCCTGGGAGAGCCAGGAGTTCAGCGACACGCCCTCCCGGTTCGCGGCCTCCTCGGCCCTGGCCTTGACCTGCTCGACCACGCGGAGCGTCACCCGGCTGATGTCGCCGGTCACGTCCTCGACGCTGCGCGGTCCGGGGGCCGCGGCGGGCTCCGCACCGGCGGCGTCGCCGGTGACGACCACCCGCACGTCGCGGCCGTCCAGGCGCACCTCGACCACCCGGTCACCCAGTGCGGCGGTGATCTCGGCGGAGAGGTCGGAGAGCGCGGTCATGAGGGTGAGACGAAGGGCGGGCTCGACCGAGGTGGCCAGGGCGGCGGCGGTGCGGCGGGTCTGCTCGTCACCCAGCGCGGCAGCCGCCGTGAGGTCGTCCCGGAGGGAGTCGGTGTACGTGGTGAGGTCCATGACGTCATCATGGCACCATGCGTGACGTCTGTCGAGGCGGCGGCGACGTCGTCGCGGCGGTCGGATCGGCGCGGACCACCACGTCGGGCCGGTCGGGTGGGCGTCGCCCGATAAGGTCGAGGGTGTTCGTCAGCGAGCCCCGTCCGTCGTCAGCCCCGCACGAGGAGGTCCTGCCCGTGCCCCGGACGCCGGCGAGCCAGGTGCACCAGCTGCGGGTGCAGCTGGTGGCGCGCACGGAGTTCCTGCCGCCGGCCGACGTCCCGTGGAGCACCGACGCCGAGGGTGGCCAGGCGCTGGCCGAGTTCGCCGGGCGCGCCTGCTACCAGAGCTGGTCCAAGCCCAGGCCGAGCACCGCCACCAACGCGGCGTTCCTGCGCCACGTGCTGCAGGTCGGCCACCTCTCCGTGCTCGAGCACGGCACGGCCACCCTGTACCTGCGCGGGGTCTCCCGTGCCGTGGCGCACGAGGTGCTGCGGCACCGGCACTTCTCCACCTCCGAGCTCTCCCCCCGGCACGTGCCGACCGACGGTGCCCCCGTGGTGGTCCCGGCGGTGGTGGCGCAGGACCCGGCGGCGGCCGAGCTGTTCCTGCGCGCCGCCACCGCCGCCCGCGCGGCGCACGACGAGCTGCTCACGGCGCTGGAGGCGGGTCGGAGCGGGGGGGCTGCGTCGGCCGGCCCGGAGCTCGCGGCGGAGACCCTGCGGCACAAGCAGGCCCGCCAGGCCGCCCTCGCGCTGCTGCCCGGCGCCACCGAGACCCAGCTCGTCGTGACGGGGAACTACCGGGCGTGGCGGCACTTCGTCGCCGCACGGGCGACCGACCTGGTGGACCTCGAGGTGCGCGCGCTCGCCGTGGCGTGCCTGCGCCAGCTCCAGTCCGCCGCCCCGCACGTGTTCTCCGACTTCGAGGTCGGCGAGCTGGTCGACGGCACCGAGGTGGCCTCGAGCCCGTACGTCACGGAGGCGTGAGCGACCATGGACGACGCACGCCCGAGCACGGGAGGAGACCGGATGGACACGCCGTACGAGGACCTGCTGGCCGACGTCATGGCCACCGGGACCCACAAGTCCGACCGCACCGGGACCGGGACCCGCAGCGTCTTCGGCCGCCAGCTGCGCTTCGACCTGTCCGCCGGCTTCCCGCTGGTCACCACCAAGCGGGTGCACCTCCGGTCGGTGGTCGGCGAGCTGCTGTGGTTCCTGCGCGGGGAGTCCAACGTGTCCTGGCTGCGGGAGAACGGCGTGCGGATCTGGGACGAGTGGGCCGACGCCGACGGTGAGCTCGGCCCGGTCTACGGGGTGCAGTGGCGCAGCTGGCCCACGCCGGACGGGCAGCACGTGGACCAGGTGGCCCAGGTGCTGGAGTCGCTGCGGACCAACCCGGACTCGCGCCGGCACGTGGTCTCGGCCTGGAACGTCGCCGACCTCGGCGCGATGGCCCTGCCGCCCTGCCACCTGCTGTTCCAGTTCTACGTGGCCGACGGGAAGCTGTCCTGCCAGCTCTACCAGCGCAGCGCCGACCTGTTCCTGGGCGTGCCGTTCAACATCGCCAGCTACTCCCTGCTCACGCACATGGTGGCCCAGCAGCTCGACCTGGAGGTGGGGGACTTCGTGTGGACCGGCGGTGACTGCCACGTCTACGACAACCACGTGGAGCAGGTCACCACCCAGCTCGCCCGGCAGCCGTACCCGCGGCCGCGCCTGGAGCTGCGCCGGGCGGCCTCGCTGTTCGACTACACCCTCGACGACGTCTCCGTGGTCGACTACCGCCACCACCCCACCATCGCCGCGCCCGTCGCGGTCTGACGCTGCGGAGCCCCCGTGACCACTGCCGCCCGGCGCGAGCGTGCCGCCCTCGCCGTCCTGGTCACCGCGACCGGGCCCGAGGCCCCCACCCTCTGCGGGGACTGGACCACCCGCGACCTGCTCGCGCACCTCGTGCTCCGGGAGACCCGTCTCGACGCGGCCCCCGGAATCGCGGTCCCCCCGTTCGCCGGCTGGACCTCGCGGGTGCAGGCCGGCATCGCCGCGCGGGACTGGTCGACGCTGGTGGCCGACCTGCGCGACGGGCCGCCGTGGTGGTCGCCGTTCCGGCTGCTCGACCCCCTGGTCAACGGCGCCGAGCTGTTCGTGCACCACGAGGACGTCCGCCGCGCGCAGCCCGGCTGGGAGCCCCGGCTGCTGCCCGCGGCCCAGCAGGACGCGCTGTGGAAGCAGGCGCGGCTGGTGGCGCGGCTGGGCTACCGGCACAGCCCCGTGGGGGTCGTGCTGCGCCGGACGTCGGGCGCCACCAGCACGGCCAGGCGCGGCCCGCGCCCGGTCACCCTCGTCGGCGAGCCCGCCGAGCTGCTGCTGCACGCCTTCGGTCGCGACGAGGTGCGGATCGACGGCCGGGGGGACGCGGCCGACGTCGCCGCGGTGCTCGCCCTCGACCGCAGCTTCTGAGCCGCGCCGGGACCTTCCGACGGGTCGGGTAGGTTCCCGGGACATGACGACGAC contains these protein-coding regions:
- a CDS encoding toxin-antitoxin system HicB family antitoxin — its product is MDLTTYTDSLRDDLTAAAALGDEQTRRTAAALATSVEPALRLTLMTALSDLSAEITAALGDRVVEVRLDGRDVRVVVTGDAAGAEPAAAPGPRSVEDVTGDISRVTLRVVEQVKARAEEAANREGVSLNSWLSQAVQGALREPGARSRPDTDGGGSLRGWVKG
- the thyX gene encoding FAD-dependent thymidylate synthase; this translates as MPRTPASQVHQLRVQLVARTEFLPPADVPWSTDAEGGQALAEFAGRACYQSWSKPRPSTATNAAFLRHVLQVGHLSVLEHGTATLYLRGVSRAVAHEVLRHRHFSTSELSPRHVPTDGAPVVVPAVVAQDPAAAELFLRAATAARAAHDELLTALEAGRSGGAASAGPELAAETLRHKQARQAALALLPGATETQLVVTGNYRAWRHFVAARATDLVDLEVRALAVACLRQLQSAAPHVFSDFEVGELVDGTEVASSPYVTEA
- a CDS encoding thymidylate synthase; this encodes MDTPYEDLLADVMATGTHKSDRTGTGTRSVFGRQLRFDLSAGFPLVTTKRVHLRSVVGELLWFLRGESNVSWLRENGVRIWDEWADADGELGPVYGVQWRSWPTPDGQHVDQVAQVLESLRTNPDSRRHVVSAWNVADLGAMALPPCHLLFQFYVADGKLSCQLYQRSADLFLGVPFNIASYSLLTHMVAQQLDLEVGDFVWTGGDCHVYDNHVEQVTTQLARQPYPRPRLELRRAASLFDYTLDDVSVVDYRHHPTIAAPVAV
- a CDS encoding TIGR03085 family metal-binding protein, translating into MTTAARRERAALAVLVTATGPEAPTLCGDWTTRDLLAHLVLRETRLDAAPGIAVPPFAGWTSRVQAGIAARDWSTLVADLRDGPPWWSPFRLLDPLVNGAELFVHHEDVRRAQPGWEPRLLPAAQQDALWKQARLVARLGYRHSPVGVVLRRTSGATSTARRGPRPVTLVGEPAELLLHAFGRDEVRIDGRGDAADVAAVLALDRSF